The DNA window GCATAATGTATAAAAATTGCATACTTTATACCACTTCAAACAACAAGTTAGTATATACGACTTCGGCCTTAGTGTTACACGCTCTAGATTACATAACTACACAAATAATCATCACGCATTTCTTCTCCCAAATGTAATTCTTTATTCTTCCACCACCCATTTTTGAGATATTTTCGTATTTACAAATTTTTCTTCCAACTAAACCTTTTAGCTCAGAACTGTAAATTGACAAAAAGGAGTAATTCCAACGAAATCCATTGAAAATAATATcagaaatatgaaaaaatacAATGTAATCAAAATTGTACTCCAATAAGCTCTGAAAAGCTGCACCTGGTCAACTTTTACGAACATCTCCTCCACGCCTAGGTTCAAGCTCTCCGCGTCAGACATATCTCTCACCGTTCCTGGCGGCGCAACCACAGGCGCGTCAACAACCGACTCGGTCTTTGCCTCCATCGTCTTTCAAGACATGAGAAAAATTCACGAATCggaattttaaaaacaaaaatcatACCGAAAAGGAAAACAAATTGTATAGAAGTTCAAAGGATCCTACCATATTTGGCCGAAACTTGCAATCAGAGAAGACAAGTTTTTTCCGTGAAAACGAGATTAACGCCTACACTTATCTACTAAATTGAAGACAGAGATAGGCGAATTATTCCTATATCATAATTATTCAGTCGAGTAGTCGACCATTAACCAAAACAATAAATTTCTGTTCAACTGCTTGCGCTGAGCTGAGGCTTTCATATGCGAAAAGAAGCTACGCTTTAATAGCTTGTACCTTATGCACATGTGCTTTTTCAacttactttttaaattttaataatgcaCACCATTTTTGGTAAGTTTGAATTGTGAAGTACACTTCATCGTCAACAATAtaaactctttcatttttagtctgtCTCATAATAAtatacattttctaatttttgaaagCTTTTCTCTCgaatgtgagactcattctccactaacaatactttatttactttttctctctacctctctcttacttcaccaattttatACTTCATATGTCCATGAAAAATAAGGCACTTTCATTTTCTTCACtcgtactttactttctcttcattttaactatttattatcattttttcaaaacaggTACAGAAAATGAAAGTGACCTATTTTTCatagacggaggaagtattaaaactcgtaccgaccccaaaatgcatattctttggggacggatggagtactaataGTACTCCAATACTTAATTGAAACTCAttgagtgaaaaaaaaaatattgtttccaACAATTTTCGTATGAGAATTTTATCAGCATTTGGTTTACTTTTTCAATCGAAATTATGTAAAATTTTccactctaagagcatccacaacgggacggatgtcccggcggacatcctgacggacttcccaaaaacatcttctgccacgtcataaggacatctcactacactgccacgtcataaggacatcccattacacaatggcggacatccccaagaaCATCCCGAAGGCCAtccacaaaaaacaataaaaaatcgggacgtccgtcggcacgtccgtcgtgtcaacgcaatggcggacgtcccgacggacgtcccggaaagccgcggaactccggtgtccgcagcagACGTCTGTATCCATATGcatgctgcctaatggcggacgtcccgtgcggacgtccggcacgccggtccgacgtccgtcgggacatccgccattgtaGATActctaaatatcaattttgttcAAAGAATTAATCGATTAATGCTAGTTGAAGTGAAGGCGCTGGTACTACATAAGAATAGGACATCAAcacctaatttatttttttatttgaccacAGGTGTTCTGAATCCCCAATTAATCATGTTCGATTGGGTTTGAGAATTAAGCCAAAAGTCACCATAGCTCCGCGTTGCTAACTGCGCTACAACCCGTTGATACCGTCCAATTTCTAATATACGATAGTCTCATCCataataaaagtcacatttgtTATatgcacaagttttaagaaatactacaAAGTCTTTGGAAAACAATAccaaccaattttttttaaaattttgttgtaAATAGAAATTATGGGCTATACTGTCATAAATGCAATATTGATTAAATTCATTGATAATTTggcattttatttatatattatatttttcatttattttaattgaatatcTTATCCTATGTAGATATGGTATATCATTAATTCGTTCTTCAAAAATAAGCACcacaatataattaattatttataatatgccATTTGATGTAATACTTGTTTTATTAgaactataatattttttttatttttctacctattagaaaaattatattctaaaactatttattactaagaCCTATTAAACAAATTATATTCTAAACTTTTCCAACTATTTTATTTCTAAGATCTTTTGAAATTtatagtatttcgaaaatagTTGACGTGCCATTAGCATAAGCATTCTGGCATTATCAATTTCGGCCATCCAAACTTATATACTCCGAATCGAGATTTTAGTGTCTTCGCCTTCTCCCTCTCACTATTTTCCTCTCGCCGGACCATAAACCCTAGCGCTTACACAACAAATCAGCATACACCATGAATTGTTCAAGTAAATCTGCTAATACACTCTTGCAACCAACATCTACATTTAAATtgcttgtgttttgtgttttacACGCTGTATTTTCTTCGCAGTTTCTGGCGAGGTGCCGGAGGAACCTGTTGTCTCGAAAAGCTCCGGTCTCCTTTTTGAGAAGCGCTTAATTGAGCGCCACATCTCGGTTTGTGTTTTcctctctttttattttcagtgcTTTGTAGCATTTCTATGTTAAATATGCTTGTTTACACCTGTTGTTGATTGATTTTATCTGGCCTTtgtctattttcattttttttaattatggcGTGCTTGGTTACCTGGAGAACTTAGTTGGGAAggatatttgaaattttcggagGGAATTTTGGCATGTTTGATTTCTGATACCTCTCATTGTAGTGAGTAATAGAATGACTATTTTAAGTCGACTTTAAGAAGTTTGTTTTGAGTAAGACTTTCAATTCTTCAATTCACAATATTATTGTTATCCATTTTAGTATACAAGATGGTGAAGTTCTATACGAGTCATTTAGCCCCTTAAGGAATAGTACTTGAATTGAATCATCCTTTCATTAAACATGGATAAGCTTTTCCTTCAATCTTCCACAGTGCTTGTTCTGCTGGAGatatttctaatttttgaaatatgtaGTGAAGGCATGTTTTTTAAAAGAGAAGATTTGAAGTATTGTCCTAAGTCAGTCCAAAAGAGCTGTAGGATTATATATATCTAGGTGATCTTTTGCTATTTTTTGTTCCCCTTAAGTCTTAAACTGTTTTATTGGTGAAGTATGTTAGTAAATGTATTAGTGATGGAAGCACCATTAATGGCTTTCTCATGTCTTCTTGTCCTTTTCAATTCTCTCTTATGTTTCTATTTGATCAGGACTTTGGTAAATGTCCGATTACTGGAGATCCTATGACAATGGATGATATTGTACCCGTGAAGACTGGGAAGGTATGATTGTGGGATGTCTAATAGTTTGGATGGACATTAGCTCCCTTTGTTCAGTTGTTGTTTATTTCTTATAGCAATCATGTTTATATTTTGAGCTTGACTATTTTTGTGCCAGATAGTGAAGCCCAGGCCAATGCAAACTGCTAGTATCCCTGGGATGCTGGGAATGTTTCAGATAGTATGTGTTTCTCTTTTTGAATTTCTTTAACTTTTTTTCATAGTCCCCTAAAACTATTGGATGTTTGATATATATTTCATCCGTTTGAACTTGGGAGACTCATGTTGCTAGTTCTTGCTTGAGAAGAAAATTCTGTGTTAATGAGATAAATGGTGCTTACTGCAGTTTAAATCTTTTGAtggttttgtttttagtttacATCCTGTATCTGGGTTTATCCTATATAAGAAAAATGTACTTTTCCATATACAAATTCAGCATTGTTCCTGCATAGATTAAATACTTTATATGCTGCTTCTTATTATAATCATTGAACTTCTTACTTAGTAATAGTGAAACAAGCACAGAAGTTTAATTAAGCTAATGAGAATGCTGTCATTTAATTACTCATGAGTTGCATTTGTTGATACTGGACGGAGCCACTTTGCAATTGGAGTAGTATTTACTTCAAAAAAATTCATTGATGTATATCTTTCAGCTAGTTAGAGGAAATAATTCACCTACTAAAACGTAATGTTGCTTTGTTATTCATTCGATTCCCACTTTTCTTCTCTATTTGTTATAGTTTTATTTACAAATTAGCTTAGACATTAAGATGCAAATTTTAACTTTAACACTTCTTATTTTCTTCTAATTTCATTTACATTAGGAATGGGATGGTTTGATGTTATCAAATTTTGCATTGGAGCAACAATTACATACTGCCAGGCAAGAGCTGAGCCATGCCTTGTATCAGGTGTGGATTTGTCAACCTGTAGCTTCATGACGTTGTCATGGTACGTAAATTTTACTAACATTTACTTTGATCCTTGCAGCATGACGCGGCATGTCGTGTTATTGCAAGGCtgaagaaagaaagagatgagGCAAGAGAGTTATTGGCACAAGCTGAAAGACAAATACCCATGTCAGTGGCTGCACAAGATACAGTGAATGCTGCTGCTTTAAGCAATGGGAAAAGAGGTTCTTGTTTTTTGAGATTGAAGTCCATTCTATGTTTGAGTTCTTGTGTGGGGTTGTCTTGTTCATTTTTCAATTATGCTTGTAGCAATCGAGGATGGTGAGATGGGTCCTGATGGGAAAAGGGTTCGTCAAGGAATCTCAAATAGTATCATTTCTGAGCTTACAGATTGTAATGCCGCCCTTTCACAACAAAGGAAAAAGCGACAGGTAAGTCCTGGATTGATCTAGTATTCTGCGGCTCTGACTCTTGTCATGTGGAGTGGCTTAAATCTAATTTTCACAGAAACTTCTGTTTTGATGTTGTTGAGTTATTCCATAGATATGTATGTGATATTATTTCATAGATATGTATGtgagtgtgtgtttgtgtggtCTACCAGATACCATCAACATTGGCTCCTATCGATGCTGTGGAGAGCTACACTCAACTCACTGTTAATCCTCTTCATAAGACCAACAAACCTGGGATATTGTCGTTGGACATCTTGTACTCCAAGGTATGGGAAGTTCACTTTTTATCTATATCTCTCTGTTATGGATTTCCTTGAGTATCAACAATTTGCTTCCATCCTATATTCCTATTGTGATGCCTCATCCATTTCTATCTTGTTCAAGACTATTAAAAAAAGTCAAGTTCTGATATATGCTCTAGGACAAAAAAGCTCATATTCTTTGACATTGATAAACCCTTTGTTGGACAATAATCAGCATGATCCCCAAAGAGATATATTATGTGTGGATGTTGGGCTGCTGGCTTGGCCCATCTTATGATTTCAAGATGATGACTTTTACTTTTGTTGCGGGTTTTCCCTGGGGATGATAACAACTAAGCTAAAAAGAATGTTCCAATGCACGACATGCCTTATTGTCTGAATTAAGAGCTATTGGTGTAATAACTACTGGGAACATATTGTTTTCTTTATCTATATGTCCTGtttttctttgtaatttcaGTATTTTTTGCATGCTAGTTGAAAGCAAATGAGTGATTATTATGTTTTGTCTTATTTTTTTACTAAGTGGAACTTATCTGTATTACTGACTTACTGTAGAGAGCCAATAAAATATTCCGACATAAATTTATCTTCTGCACTTAATGAGGCTGCTAGATTTTAGTTTTGGCTCTTACACTTAACTACTTTGTCCTTCTGTTTTTTTCTGTCACTTTTTTGTTAATATGAACGAGTTATCAAATTGTACACGACAATGCAATGCTCTACAGAACTGTTCTTTTTACAGAATTAATCAGTTTCTGACACTTGTCTATATAAGATGCTACCATAATAAACATCAAGCTGTTGGCTTATTTACCATGATAGCTTGAACATTTAAGCATGGAAGCCTCCAATTTATCAAACTATAATTGAATTCTTACCTGTAATAGATATCTGAAAACTATTCAGTTCTAGTTTATAGATTGTCCATCTGTAACTACTAAACATTGTTCAAATGGTACTATGGAATTGGTGGTAATTATTCTAGAGCTGTTAGCTTTCTTTGTATCTACTTTTTTCCTTCTCGTTTTTTTACGCTATTCTTATAAAGACAGTTTGCAACTTCTTTTGGATGTTTCCCTTAGGATCTCATTGCCACTGCTGGGGCTGACTCGAATGCTGTAGTTTTTGATAGATCTTCAGGCCAAGTAGTATCTACTCTCAGTGGTCATTCAAAGAAGGTCAGccttaaatattattttgttctgAATGTTCCATTTTCTATCTCACCCTGTTTTTACTTGTTTTAACTCTTTGATGATTGATGAAGATGAAtaactttctttgttttttctgTAGGTTACAAGTGTCAAATTTGCTGCGGAGGGTGAATTAGTAGTTACTGGTTCTGCTGATAAGGTAATACCAACC is part of the Salvia splendens isolate huo1 chromosome 6, SspV2, whole genome shotgun sequence genome and encodes:
- the LOC121806264 gene encoding pre-mRNA-processing factor 19 homolog 1-like; protein product: MNCSISGEVPEEPVVSKSSGLLFEKRLIERHISDFGKCPITGDPMTMDDIVPVKTGKIVKPRPMQTASIPGMLGMFQIEWDGLMLSNFALEQQLHTARQELSHALYQHDAACRVIARLKKERDEARELLAQAERQIPMSVAAQDTVNAAALSNGKRAIEDGEMGPDGKRVRQGISNSIISELTDCNAALSQQRKKRQIPSTLAPIDAVESYTQLTVNPLHKTNKPGILSLDILYSKDLIATAGADSNAVVFDRSSGQVVSTLSGHSKKVTSVKFAAEGELVVTGSADKTVRVWRGSEGGDFDCRHILKDHTAEVQAVTVHATNNYFVTASLDNTWCFYELSSGLCLTQVEDTSGSAEGYTSAAFHPDGLILGTGTSGAVVKIWDVKSQSNVAKFDGHIGAVTAISFSENGYFLATAAQDGVKLWDLRRLKNFRTFAPYDENTPTQSVEFDHSGSYLALGGSDIRVYQVANVKSEWNCIKTFPDLSGTGKITSVKFGPDAKYVAVGSMDRNLRVFGLPEEQDDQSET